In one Cercospora beticola chromosome 1, complete sequence genomic region, the following are encoded:
- the ARPC4 gene encoding Actin-related protein 2/3 complex subunit 4 (BUSCO:EOG09265CCT) codes for MSQSLRPYLSCVRQTLTAALSLSNFASQASERHNVPEIEAKTSPEVVLNPLTVSRNQEERVLVEPSVNSVRVSIRIKQADEIEHILVHKFTRFLTQRAEAFFILRRKPVPGYDISFLITNFHTEEMLKHKLVDFIIQFMEEVDKEISEMKLFLNARARFVAESFLTPFD; via the exons ATG TCGCAATCACTACGGCCATACCTCTCCTGCGTGAGGCAGACTCTCACTGCGGCGCTCTCATTATCGAACTTCGCCTCGCAAGCTTCCGAACGACACAATGTCCCCGAGATCGAAGCGAAAACATCTCCCGAAGTCGTCCTCAATCCACTCACCGTTTCCCGAAATCAGGAAGAGCGAGTATTGGTAGAGCCTTCAGTGAACAGCGTGCGAGTCAGCATACGGATCAAGCAGGCAGATGAGATTGAACACATCCTGGTGCACAAGTTCACGCGGTTCTTGACGCAGAGAGCTGAGGCTTTCTTTATTCTGAGGCGGAAGCCGGTGCCT GGCTATGATATTTCGTTCTTGATCACGAATTTTCATACGGAGGAGATGTTGAAGCACAAACTTGTGGACTTCATTATACAATtcatggaggaggtggacaaGGAGATCTCGGAAATGAAGCTTTTC CTAAACGCTCGAGCACGTTTTGTTGCTGAAAGCTTCCTTACGCCATTCGACTAA
- a CDS encoding uncharacterized protein (BUSCO:EOG092614DJ) produces MVSPIQESKKTGEDGAPSKPAFEPREGKQVKTSITLPDELWHTVLECPCTFPTAVFNTVMLNLIKNPNITSSHLFRADIFYDSETDHSFNPDDASDPYRDGLVAHMKKELQPIRANWPEFRLERTIVRQLIPRNPQLDKPIVQTCHIFEQSRIEGEQTEYRQLVLYIPHVLKLEDMPFYHPTVSQLAFLHTWKSSLKSPASKKDPTVSEHLNGNAEPPGTLTLLYRLFSDETLTTKLSRTALKLLQTIHKHGQGQLAGYEKRVHHDQIIPQKRYQDTYTRLKAKYGRHLSEKWVEVTDPGKHVFEDIAIAAFLIELWRDMYAAPELTAGVNRNGDPRQESEKDDDTSRDDEQLPRFPGFVDIGCGNGILTYILLAEGYSGSGFDARQRKTWSIFPEETQAQLEQKILVPKVFQDAYSPTDASEPSPNKPTDREPSSNSSPPEVWHSGIFPSSPTPSPADSSTKEGPFIISNHADELTAWTPLLAYLNSSSFIAIPCCSHDLSGARFRAPAATARARAEAKEEKGKGKLDHPLAFETKRLPQQQQHGADEEDAQAGAERDSASTSPVPIKIPESGSLRKSLIQQRLASAYSTLCSYVVSLATDEDLNFDKVEMETLRIPSTRNTAIIGRQKQQKTRSDGGEGVEERMQRVKELVEREMKKDIGAVAGEWIARAEGLMKKPSSGH; encoded by the coding sequence ATGGTCAGTCCGATTCAGGAATCAAAGAAGACAGGCGAGGATGGCGCTCCGAGCAAGCCCGCCTTCGAGCCAAGAGAAGGCAAACAAGTCAAGACATCGATCACTTTGCCAGACGAACTATGGCACACAGTCCTCGAGTGTCCATGCACATTTCCAACTGCAGTGTTCAACACGGTGATGCTAAACTTGATCAAAAATCCCAACATCACATCAAGTCATCTGTTCCGAGCAGATATCTTCTATGACAGCGAGACCGACCATTCTTTCAACCCAGATGATGCATCAGATCCATACCGAGATGGTCTTGTTGCTCATATGAAGAAGGAGTTGCAACCAATCCGAGCGAACTGGCCGGAGTTTCGACTCGAGCGGACGATAGTGAGACAGCTGATACCGAGAAATCCGCAACTGGACAAGCCTATTGTGCAGACTTGCCACATCTTCGAGCAAAGTAGAATTGAGGGAGAGCAGACTGAATATCGACAGCTGGTGCTGTACATACCACATGTTCTAAAACTGGAAGATATGCCGTTTTATCATCCAACTGTCTCCCAGCTGGCTTTTCTACACACATGGAAATCTTCATTGAAATCGCCAGCATCAAAGAAAGACCCCACCGTCTCGGAACACCTGAATGGGAACGCAGAACCTCCGGGGACTCTCACGCTCCTGTACCGCCTCTTTTCAGACGAGACCCTTACGACCAAACTCTCACGCACGGCTCTCAAGCTGCTCCAGACTATCCATAAGCACGGTCAAGGACAACTAGCTGGCTACGAGAAACGCGTTCATCATGATCAGATCATACCGCAAAAGCGCTATCAAGACACTTATACCCGCCTCAAAGCGAAATATGGACGGCACTTGAGTGAAAAGTGGGTAGAAGTGACGGATCCAGGCAAACATGTGTTTGAGGATATCGCGATTGCTGCCTTTTTGATTGAGCTTTGGAGGGATATGTATGCTGCTCCAGAATTGACCGCTGGGGTCAATAGAAATGGTGACCCACGGCAAGAGAGTGAGAAGGACGACGATACATCACGTGACGATGAGCAGCTGCCTAGATTTCCTGGCTTCGTCGATATTGGCTGCGGCAATGGCATTTTGACATACATTCTGCTCGCTGAAGGATACTCTGGCTCCGGCTTCGATGCAAGACAACGCAAGACATGGTCAATATTCCCCGAAGAGACGCAAGCTCAGCTCGAACAGAAGATACTGGTCCCGAAAGTCTTTCAAGACGCCTATTCTCCTACCGACGCATCAGAACCCTCTCCAAACAAGCCAACCGATAGAGAACCCTCCTCGAATTCATCCCCACCAGAGGTCTGGCACTCCGGCATATTCCCTTCTTCACCCACACCTTCACCAGCAGACTCCTCAACCAAAGAAGGCCCCTTCATAATCTCCAACCACGCCGACGAACTCACAGCCTGGACTCCTCTCCTCGCCTACCTCAACAGTTCATCTTTCATTGCAATACCCTGCTGCAGCCACGACCTCAGCGGTGCAAGATTTCGTGCTCCGGCTGCCACAGCTCGCGCCAGGGCCGaagcaaaagaagagaaagggaAAGGAAAATTGGATCATCCTTTGGCTTTTGAGACGAAGAGGTTacctcagcagcaacaacacggagccgatgaggaggatgctcAAGCTGGTGCAGAACGAGACAGCGCATCAACATCGCCAGTCCCGATAAAGATACCCGAATCCGGCTCCCTTCGCAAATCCCTCATTCAACAGCGCCTAGCATCCGCATATTCAACTCTTTGCTCTTACGTTGTAAGTCTTGCTACAGATGAAGATTTGAATTTTGACAAAGTGGAAATGGAAACGTTGAGAATTCCGAGTACAAGGAATACGGCGATTATTGGGAGACAAAAGCAGCAGAAAACACGAAGTGATGGCGGAGAAGGCGTGGAGGAAAGAATGCAGCGAGTGAAAGAATTGGTGGAgagggagatgaagaaggacATCGGCGCTGTGGCGGGAGAGTGGATTGCGAGGGCGGAAGGGttgatgaagaagccgagTTCTGGGCATTGA